The Vitis riparia cultivar Riparia Gloire de Montpellier isolate 1030 chromosome 10, EGFV_Vit.rip_1.0, whole genome shotgun sequence genome includes a region encoding these proteins:
- the LOC117923447 gene encoding protein SRG1-like, which yields MAESSSFSSVPPILSVQELAKEPMTAVPQPFILDDPELPLDLSKRASLPTIPTIDMKHLIMSETTDFELENLHSTCREWGAFQLVNHGVSSSLVEKLKSEIGKFYRLPLEEKMKYKIRPGSVEGYGLSLIRSQDQKLDWGDRFYMITNPFHRRNPHLLSELPPSLRDTLESYLSEMQKLAMTLLGFMAKALNLDKRDMEELFDDGMQSVRMTYYPPCPQPELVMGLTPHSDASGITILLQVNGVDGLQVKKDGVWIPVNFLPDAFVVNLGDILEIVSNGIYNSIEHRAVANSVTERISIAMFFNTKFSAEIGPAIGLINPQNPPLFKRVGMEKYFRDFFARKLEGKAYLEYMKIKNGEGDTA from the exons ATGGCAGAGTCTTCGAGCTTTTCGAGTGTTCCTCCTATACTAAGTGTTCAGGAGCTCGCCAAAGAGCCCATGACTGCAGTCCCGCAGCCCTTTATCCTGGATGATCCGGAGCTTCCCCTTGATCTTTCAAAGCGAGCCTCCCTGCCAACAATCCCCACTATTGATATGAAACATTTGATCATGAGTGAAACCACGGATTTCGAGCTGGAGAACTTGCACTCGACTTGCAGGGAATGGGGCGCCTTTCAG TTGGTGAACCATGGAGTCAGCTCTTCACTTGTGGAAAAACTGAAATCTGAGATCGGAAAATTTTACAGACTCCCCTTGGAAGAGAAGATGAAATACAAGATCAGGCCAGGTAGTGTTGAAGGATACGGCCTGTCCCTAATCCGATCGCAAGATCAAAAACTTGATTGGGGTGATAGGTTTTACATGATAACCAACCCTTTTCATAGAAGGAATCCACATCTATTGTCAGAGCTCCCTCCATCACTGAG GGATACCTTGGAATCTTACTTATCGGAGATGCAAAAACTTGCGATGACGCTTCTCGGGTTTATGGCTAAAGCTCTAAATTTGGACAAGAGAGATATGGAAGAGTTGTTTGATGATGGGATGCAATCAGTGAGGATGACCTACTATCCTCCATGCCCACAACCAGAGCTGGTGATGGGCCTCACCCCTCATTCGGATGCGTCTGGCATCACCATCCTTCTCCAAGTCAATGGAGTAGATGGTCTCCAAGTAAAAAAGGATGGGGTTTGGATTCCTGTGAACTTCCTCCCAGATGCATTTGTAGTGAATCTAGGAGACATTCTAGAG ATTGTGAGCAATGGGATCTACAACAGCATAGAGCACAGGGCAGTGGCAAATTCAGTGACAGAGAGGATCTCCATTGCCATGTTCTTCAACACCAAATTCTCGGCTGAGATTGGACCTGCAATTGGTCTGATAAATCCTCAAAACCCACCTTTGTTCAAACGAGTGGGGATGGAAAAATACTTCAGAGATTTCTTCGCCCGTAAGCTGGAAGGAAAAGCATACCTAGAGTATATGAAGATTAAAAATGGGGAAGGCGACACTGCTTGA
- the LOC117923135 gene encoding uncharacterized mitochondrial protein AtMg00820-like, whose amino-acid sequence MTTRSKAGIIKPKIFFTLSVTEQHTFQQAVKDTNWRQAMDTEYQALLKNNMWTLIPPSSHGNIIGCKWVFKLKYKPDGSIDCYKACLVAKRFNQTQGIDYFETFSLVVNPLLSVYCSPLHSNGPFDN is encoded by the coding sequence ATGACTACTCGATCCAAAGCTGGCATTATCAAACCCAAAATCTTCTTCACACTCTCAGTTACTGAACAACACACATTTCAACAAGCTGTCAAGGACACCAATTGGAGACAAGCCATGGATACTGAATATCAAGCTCTtctgaaaaacaatatgtggaCCCTCATTCCACCTTCATCTCATGGTAACATAATAGGATGCAAATGGGTTTTCAAGCTGAAATATAAACCAGACGGCAGCATAGATTGCTACAAAGCCTGCCTCGTTGCAAAAAGGTTCAATCAAACTCAGGGTATTGACTACTTCGAAACATTTAGCCTTGTGGTGAACCCTCTACTATCTGTGTATTGCTCACCCTTGCACTCTAATGGACCATTCGATAACTAG